A genomic stretch from Pseudomonas sp. MUP55 includes:
- the mksF gene encoding Mks condensin complex protein MksF, protein MSKERYGIRRFALLNTAGYSLGLFPLEEPLSVYGANNLGKSASINALQFPILARMSDMSFGKYTLEQSRRFYFATDTSYILVEVSLPHGPHVIGVVGRGPGGGFGHQFFAYAGKLDLAHYQKNDTCLRQKELFTNLEREGLKAYELKPDELRRLLVGGHTSIPLDLTLIPLRSTSEQSLKTFRALFINLLHMREITAAKLKQLFLDAFEHSLRSGSVDYIAACEEAFRDVRRMEQDYHSLVAAGPLVEALANGVQQRDILRGKLHRLSPLLDSLLGTWSDYASARKEELTIQAEHYRNEQDALQNDQRGGTQELMRLEREISGIQRWLGELSVLKHRFALVDDVKVLEQQLLAAKDAHDELAGALAQSRQFSAEDLNERLRDLEKRLKSVKQQLDHADNNSYAKLREEFSQQDVERLMRLFNSSLFSLPLGEHGITLDEEGQWVKSLEQILDGFKGERFEVPGLSIDISHIEPPALQALADRAALRDQKERLEKELKQLKTQHAVASDRAASKTQTEALYQQVLDAQKALEDFRRTQTLSAEEGEKLESLAQMEAAQDELKRSSDAFTERVQQLSAKLQLVGRQIGDMEAKQRTLDDALRRRQLLPADLPFGTPFMDPVDDSMDNLLPLLNDYQDSWQGLLRADGQIEALYAQVRLKGVAKFDSEDDMERRLQLLINAYAHRTDEALTLGKARRAAVTDIARTLRNIRSDYDSLEHQLALFNREINKRQVSNLQSFRIVLAPNKEALKHIDQIIHSAGQYEEGETLSVFDLSQSAEQDNKNEEAKEYLARLVAANHNQLGLKDLFELAFEITKVHGQPVIHTDIDGAASNGTTMTIKALTNMYLLLHLMDRDQAGRVRLPYYLDEAADIDEKNQAALLETSLQLGFVPILASVKPQVSAQVAIDLEGGSGPNGIYIDEADWKYIRRHDVVKATLNVQADEPELDEV, encoded by the coding sequence ATGAGTAAGGAACGCTACGGCATACGCCGCTTCGCCCTATTGAACACCGCCGGCTACAGCCTGGGTTTGTTCCCGCTGGAAGAACCGTTGTCGGTGTATGGCGCGAACAACCTGGGTAAGTCTGCGTCGATCAACGCCTTGCAGTTCCCGATCCTGGCGCGCATGTCGGACATGAGTTTCGGCAAATACACGCTGGAGCAATCGCGGCGCTTCTACTTTGCCACCGACACCAGCTACATCCTGGTGGAAGTCTCGCTGCCCCACGGCCCGCACGTCATTGGCGTGGTCGGGCGCGGCCCGGGCGGTGGTTTTGGTCACCAGTTCTTTGCCTACGCCGGCAAGCTGGACCTGGCCCACTATCAGAAGAATGACACCTGCCTGCGCCAGAAAGAGCTGTTCACCAATCTTGAACGCGAAGGCCTGAAAGCCTATGAGCTCAAGCCCGACGAACTGCGTCGCTTGCTGGTAGGCGGCCACACGTCGATTCCGCTGGACCTGACGCTGATCCCGCTGCGCTCTACCAGCGAACAGAGCCTGAAGACCTTCCGTGCGTTGTTCATCAACCTGCTGCACATGCGCGAAATCACTGCGGCCAAGCTCAAGCAACTGTTCCTCGATGCGTTCGAACACAGCCTGCGCTCCGGCAGCGTCGATTACATCGCCGCGTGCGAAGAAGCCTTCCGCGATGTGCGGCGCATGGAGCAGGACTACCACTCGCTGGTAGCCGCCGGGCCTTTGGTCGAGGCACTCGCCAACGGTGTGCAGCAGCGCGACATTCTGCGCGGCAAATTGCATCGCCTGTCGCCCTTGCTGGATTCGCTGCTGGGCACCTGGTCGGATTACGCCAGCGCGCGCAAGGAAGAGCTGACGATTCAGGCCGAACACTATCGCAACGAGCAGGACGCCCTGCAGAACGACCAGCGTGGCGGCACCCAGGAGCTGATGCGCCTGGAGCGCGAGATCAGCGGCATCCAGCGTTGGCTGGGCGAGCTGTCGGTGCTCAAGCATCGCTTCGCGCTGGTCGACGACGTGAAGGTGCTGGAGCAGCAACTGCTGGCGGCCAAGGACGCTCACGATGAGTTGGCGGGGGCGCTGGCACAGTCCCGTCAGTTCAGCGCCGAGGACCTGAACGAGCGCCTGCGCGACCTGGAAAAACGCTTGAAGTCGGTCAAGCAGCAACTTGATCACGCAGACAACAACAGCTACGCCAAACTGCGCGAAGAGTTTTCGCAGCAGGACGTGGAACGCCTGATGCGCCTGTTCAACAGCTCGTTGTTCAGCCTGCCGCTGGGCGAGCACGGCATCACGCTGGACGAGGAAGGCCAGTGGGTCAAATCCCTGGAGCAGATCCTCGATGGCTTCAAGGGCGAGCGTTTCGAAGTGCCAGGGCTGTCCATCGACATCTCGCACATCGAGCCACCGGCTCTACAGGCGCTGGCCGATCGCGCGGCATTGCGCGACCAGAAAGAGCGCCTGGAAAAAGAACTCAAGCAACTGAAAACCCAACATGCGGTCGCTTCTGACCGAGCGGCGAGCAAAACCCAGACTGAAGCGCTGTACCAGCAGGTACTGGATGCGCAAAAGGCGCTGGAAGATTTCCGCCGCACCCAGACCCTGAGCGCTGAAGAAGGCGAGAAGCTGGAAAGCCTCGCGCAGATGGAAGCGGCCCAGGACGAATTGAAGCGCTCCAGCGATGCGTTCACCGAGCGCGTCCAGCAGCTGTCGGCCAAGCTGCAACTGGTCGGCCGGCAGATCGGCGATATGGAAGCCAAGCAGCGTACGCTCGATGACGCATTGCGCCGTCGCCAGTTGCTGCCGGCAGACCTGCCGTTCGGCACGCCGTTCATGGACCCGGTCGACGACTCCATGGACAACCTGCTGCCGCTGCTCAACGACTATCAGGACAGCTGGCAAGGTTTGCTGCGCGCCGATGGTCAGATCGAAGCGCTGTATGCCCAGGTACGCCTCAAGGGCGTGGCCAAGTTCGACAGCGAGGATGACATGGAGCGTCGTCTGCAACTGTTGATCAACGCCTATGCCCACCGCACCGATGAGGCATTGACCCTGGGCAAGGCGCGCCGTGCGGCGGTCACCGATATCGCGCGAACCTTGCGCAATATCCGTAGCGACTATGACAGCCTCGAGCACCAACTGGCGTTGTTCAACCGCGAGATCAACAAGCGCCAGGTCTCCAACCTGCAGAGCTTTCGCATCGTGCTGGCGCCGAACAAGGAAGCCCTCAAGCATATCGACCAGATCATCCACAGCGCTGGTCAATATGAGGAAGGCGAGACCTTGTCGGTGTTCGACCTCAGCCAGAGCGCCGAACAGGACAACAAGAACGAAGAGGCCAAGGAATACCTGGCCCGCCTCGTGGCGGCCAACCATAACCAACTGGGCCTCAAGGACCTGTTTGAGCTGGCGTTCGAGATCACCAAGGTGCACGGCCAACCGGTCATCCACACCGACATCGATGGCGCCGCGTCCAACGGCACCACCATGACCATCAAGGCGCTGACCAACATGTACTTGTTGCTGCACTTGATGGACCGCGACCAGGCTGGCCGTGTGCGCTTGCCGTACTACCTCGACGAGGCCGCGGATATCGATGAGAAGAACCAGGCAGCGCTGCTGGAAACCAGCCTGCAGTTGGGCTTCGTGCCGATCCTGGCCAGCGTGAAGCCGCAGGTGTCCGCCCAGGTGGCGATCGACCTGGAAGGCGGCAGCGGGCCGAACGGGATCTACATCGATGAGGCGGACTGGAAATATATCCGTCGTCACGATGTGGTGAAGGCAACCCTGAACGTGCAGGCAGATGAGCCGGAGTTGGACGAAGTCTGA
- the mksE gene encoding Mks condensin complex protein MksE, translating to MHLDLSELSQLAPIFRELFKGYHVSRRDPELYAQLSNFQDQYRTLFKALGFELVCDTRGFYYFVPDTAVAAAQVNKTAQRLALFTFIIVEHLADQGRDPVAVLDGGSLGRDELPSLLEKYRDLFIQAEVQTQEELEEKIMRRMTQLGFASEDNGIYRFLPPMHRFLDVCLSVQQDRDLAASVHSVLPLPAPVIVDEDSDEKLLQTDDPLDLSDFAEESEEDALARAIAEEQETDA from the coding sequence ATGCATCTTGATCTATCCGAACTGTCCCAGCTGGCGCCGATCTTTCGCGAGCTGTTCAAGGGTTACCACGTCAGTCGCCGCGACCCGGAGCTGTACGCACAACTGTCGAATTTCCAGGACCAGTACCGCACGCTGTTCAAGGCCCTGGGCTTTGAGCTGGTCTGCGATACCCGCGGTTTCTACTACTTCGTGCCGGACACCGCCGTGGCCGCCGCGCAGGTGAACAAGACCGCCCAGCGCCTGGCACTGTTCACCTTCATCATCGTTGAGCATCTGGCCGACCAGGGCCGCGACCCGGTTGCCGTGCTCGATGGCGGTAGCCTGGGCCGAGATGAGCTGCCGTCGTTGCTGGAGAAGTATCGCGACCTGTTTATCCAGGCCGAAGTACAGACCCAGGAAGAACTCGAAGAAAAGATCATGCGCCGCATGACCCAGCTGGGCTTTGCCAGCGAAGACAACGGCATTTATCGCTTCCTGCCGCCGATGCATCGCTTCCTCGATGTGTGCCTGTCGGTGCAGCAGGACCGTGACCTCGCCGCCAGTGTGCACAGCGTCTTGCCGCTGCCGGCGCCGGTGATCGTCGACGAAGACAGCGATGAAAAATTGCTGCAGACCGATGACCCGCTGGACTTGAGCGACTTCGCTGAAGAAAGCGAAGAAGACGCCCTCGCCCGTGCGATTGCCGAAGAACAGGAGACCGACGCATGA
- the mksB gene encoding Mks condensin complex protein MksB: protein MIEPKRVLRALAEHWALLEPLCEHFDQGTLSLGELRAQLAAQQLDSTPQDITSLLDVWIRLDILVPVAKSPNRFELNAQIHDFLAYLRKEHRLGLCLEIEAYLRHLERLAGYIQDAFDIRDGHDLARQLRLLDMRVRDVLKKLANDEQALAAVADRAKTSDRQIPLRQRYAEVLATWDEYVEPMIQLVNADGAFEQGVRKVENVLLRMLTEQQRLGHLVDDDMLLRTHARILEMQTSAQLTLRHARELLLPLREEARRHNAVTRGAALALSAIRRKGLDAVPQAAMPMFTRPQSTFLGSASQVEAYVYALANFEPKPARFPKAHKTHKGEAQRAPRTVKEMLDRCEDALPMPDLMTWLLEQEPDGATDELLYWFSRLSREKRFKRERLERRDYHTHEHQVSLRSFALLPAGVDATENSASTPYAS, encoded by the coding sequence ATGATCGAACCCAAGCGCGTCCTGCGCGCCCTCGCCGAACACTGGGCCTTACTTGAGCCACTGTGCGAACACTTCGACCAAGGCACCCTGAGCCTTGGCGAGCTGCGCGCGCAACTGGCCGCCCAACAATTGGACAGCACGCCCCAGGACATCACCAGCCTGCTGGACGTGTGGATTCGCCTGGATATCCTGGTGCCTGTGGCCAAGAGCCCGAACCGTTTCGAGCTCAACGCGCAGATCCACGACTTTCTCGCCTATCTTCGCAAGGAGCACCGGCTTGGCCTGTGCCTGGAAATCGAAGCCTACCTGCGCCACCTTGAGCGCCTGGCAGGTTACATCCAGGACGCTTTCGACATCCGCGACGGCCACGACCTGGCCCGGCAACTACGCCTGCTGGATATGCGCGTACGGGATGTACTGAAAAAACTCGCCAACGACGAGCAGGCCCTCGCTGCCGTGGCCGACCGAGCCAAGACCAGCGACCGGCAGATCCCGTTGCGCCAGCGTTACGCCGAGGTGTTGGCCACCTGGGACGAATACGTCGAACCGATGATCCAGCTGGTGAACGCCGACGGCGCGTTCGAGCAAGGCGTGCGCAAGGTCGAAAACGTGCTGCTGCGCATGCTCACCGAGCAACAGCGTCTCGGCCACCTGGTGGACGACGACATGCTGCTGCGCACCCACGCGCGCATCCTCGAGATGCAGACCAGCGCCCAGCTGACCTTGCGTCACGCGCGCGAGCTGCTGTTGCCGCTGCGCGAAGAAGCCCGTCGGCACAACGCCGTGACCCGTGGCGCGGCCCTGGCCCTGTCAGCGATCCGCCGCAAGGGCCTGGACGCGGTGCCGCAAGCTGCCATGCCGATGTTCACCCGACCGCAAAGCACCTTCCTGGGCAGTGCCAGCCAGGTCGAGGCGTATGTGTATGCGCTGGCGAACTTCGAGCCCAAACCGGCGCGTTTCCCCAAGGCGCACAAAACCCACAAGGGCGAAGCCCAGCGTGCGCCGCGAACGGTCAAGGAAATGCTCGATCGCTGCGAAGACGCCCTGCCAATGCCGGACCTGATGACCTGGCTGCTGGAGCAGGAACCGGACGGCGCGACCGACGAGTTGCTGTACTGGTTCTCGCGGCTCTCGCGGGAAAAACGCTTCAAGCGCGAACGCCTGGAGCGTCGCGACTACCACACCCACGAGCACCAGGTCAGCCTGCGCTCCTTCGCCCTGCTCCCGGCCGGCGTTGACGCCACCGAGAATTCTGCGAGCACGCCTTATGCATCTTGA
- a CDS encoding energy transducer TonB: MQVVNWLPRTELPFAAPSRPELLQALEPYEAFESSGEEAAAPVAVVKPVPETRPTVERTKIEVPRPSPVARAVVTEEAAPVVKAPVVPPPRFALQLLRAGRCLLLVELPTGERFQSRDPAYLLLKDMLRAAGLPDSPQIVGDPVRWPLLVRGTMDQGPEAARDFVQSFVSARLEDEPCVCLWLIGLPAVRFAGEADAEAWYRELQVEGLGSVWALPGLELLMEEPQRKADVWQAMRRLMARWKTTDE, encoded by the coding sequence ATGCAGGTGGTCAACTGGCTGCCCCGCACCGAACTGCCGTTTGCCGCGCCGTCGCGGCCCGAGCTGTTGCAGGCGCTTGAGCCCTATGAGGCGTTCGAGTCTTCCGGCGAGGAGGCAGCGGCCCCGGTTGCGGTGGTCAAGCCGGTGCCCGAAACACGGCCGACGGTGGAGCGCACCAAGATCGAGGTGCCGCGTCCTTCTCCTGTGGCCAGGGCGGTCGTCACCGAAGAAGCCGCGCCTGTGGTCAAGGCCCCGGTGGTACCGCCACCGCGCTTTGCCCTGCAACTGCTGCGTGCCGGGCGCTGCCTGCTGTTGGTGGAGTTGCCCACTGGCGAGCGCTTCCAGTCGCGTGACCCTGCCTACCTGCTGCTCAAGGACATGTTGCGCGCCGCCGGCCTGCCCGACAGCCCGCAAATCGTCGGCGACCCGGTGCGCTGGCCGCTGTTGGTGCGCGGCACCATGGACCAGGGCCCGGAAGCGGCGCGGGATTTCGTACAAAGCTTTGTCTCGGCACGCCTGGAAGACGAACCGTGCGTCTGCCTGTGGCTGATCGGCCTGCCCGCCGTGCGTTTTGCCGGCGAGGCCGATGCCGAGGCCTGGTACCGCGAACTGCAGGTCGAAGGCCTGGGTTCGGTATGGGCCCTGCCGGGCCTGGAATTATTAATGGAAGAGCCACAGCGTAAGGCTGATGTCTGGCAAGCCATGCGCCGGCTGATGGCGCGCTGGAAAACAACCGATGAGTGA
- the rimI gene encoding ribosomal protein S18-alanine N-acetyltransferase, with translation MSEALSFRPMTEADLDAVLKIEYAAFSHPWTRGIFLDGLGKYQIWLMFEGEQQVGHGVVQIILDEAHLLNITVKPENQGRGLGLALLEHLMSRAYAANARECFLEVRDSNTGAFRLYERYGFNEIGRRRDYYPTVGGREDAVVMACTLVD, from the coding sequence ATGAGTGAGGCTTTATCCTTCCGCCCGATGACCGAGGCTGATCTTGATGCCGTGCTGAAGATCGAATATGCGGCGTTCAGCCACCCATGGACCCGTGGCATCTTTCTCGACGGGCTGGGCAAGTACCAGATCTGGCTGATGTTCGAGGGTGAGCAGCAGGTGGGGCATGGCGTGGTGCAGATCATCCTGGATGAGGCGCACCTGCTCAATATCACCGTTAAACCGGAGAATCAGGGCCGAGGCCTGGGTCTGGCGTTACTGGAACATTTGATGTCCCGCGCCTATGCGGCCAATGCCCGAGAGTGTTTTCTGGAAGTGCGCGACAGCAATACCGGTGCATTCAGGTTGTATGAACGCTATGGCTTCAATGAAATTGGCCGTCGCCGGGATTACTACCCCACCGTGGGGGGCCGCGAAGACGCGGTCGTCATGGCCTGCACTCTGGTCGACTGA
- a CDS encoding serine kinase/phosphatase — translation MTESRRPYGATQPEPIDDTEDRMGSMRELDFDQQDQTAGIGDELPPGEREHLMPDERVREAGLTGASVDDHESTDDDMSPETLIRDDGSRDAREEGEGGAADYDLSVVDEDDIGGGNGLDEAELADLDPLNQKP, via the coding sequence ATGACTGAATCACGACGTCCCTACGGCGCTACGCAGCCCGAACCGATTGATGATACTGAAGACCGCATGGGTTCGATGCGCGAGCTCGATTTTGATCAGCAAGACCAGACAGCGGGAATCGGCGATGAGCTCCCACCGGGCGAACGCGAGCATCTGATGCCCGACGAACGGGTTCGCGAAGCCGGGCTGACCGGGGCTTCGGTCGATGACCATGAGTCGACCGATGATGATATGAGCCCGGAAACGCTGATTCGTGACGATGGCTCGCGCGATGCGCGGGAGGAAGGTGAAGGCGGCGCGGCGGACTACGATCTGAGCGTGGTCGATGAAGATGACATCGGCGGCGGAAATGGCCTGGATGAGGCCGAACTGGCGGATCTGGACCCGCTCAACCAGAAACCCTGA
- the can gene encoding carbonate dehydratase produces the protein MNELQDLLDNNERWADAIKQEDPDFFAKLARQQTPEYLWIGCSDARVPANEIVGMLPGDLFVHRNVANVVLHTDLNCLSVIQYAVDVLKVKHILVTGHYGCGGVRASMQDRQFGLIDGWLRTIRDLYYENRDVLAQLPTEEERVDRMCELNVIQQVANVGHTSIVQNAWHRGQSLSIHGCIYGIKDGRWKSLNTTISGFEQLPPQYRLRPLGEA, from the coding sequence ATGAACGAACTACAAGACCTGCTAGACAACAACGAACGCTGGGCGGATGCGATCAAACAGGAAGATCCCGACTTCTTCGCCAAGCTCGCCCGCCAGCAAACCCCGGAATACCTGTGGATCGGCTGCTCCGATGCGCGCGTACCGGCCAACGAGATTGTCGGCATGTTGCCGGGCGATCTGTTCGTGCACCGCAACGTGGCCAATGTGGTGCTGCACACCGACCTCAATTGCCTGTCGGTGATCCAGTACGCAGTCGATGTGCTCAAGGTCAAACACATCCTCGTCACCGGTCACTACGGTTGCGGCGGCGTGCGCGCCTCGATGCAGGACCGCCAGTTCGGCCTGATCGACGGCTGGCTGCGCACCATTCGGGACCTCTACTACGAAAACCGCGACGTGCTGGCCCAATTGCCCACTGAAGAAGAGCGCGTAGACCGCATGTGCGAGCTGAACGTGATTCAGCAGGTGGCCAACGTCGGCCATACCAGCATTGTGCAGAACGCCTGGCACCGCGGGCAGAGCCTGTCGATCCATGGCTGCATCTATGGCATCAAGGATGGTCGCTGGAAGAGCTTGAACACCACCATCAGTGGCTTTGAGCAGTTGCCACCGCAGTACCGTCTGCGGCCGCTGGGCGAAGCCTAA
- a CDS encoding SET domain-containing protein-lysine N-methyltransferase, producing MKTRAMDKAKAAVIDCLYPFKTLRVDQGYPSTEQFQIVHDAEGIAGIIARVGFDSRVRIARVSGYAVSEQRLHTLQLSPRIHLYDAWFCGLLRHSCSPNVFLDATYLELWSVQPIPAGTALTVDYATTEDALSRQFACHCGELNCRGWITGSKEPLNAEGQAFMAWWREHKRI from the coding sequence ATGAAAACTCGAGCCATGGATAAGGCTAAAGCGGCTGTGATTGACTGCCTTTACCCATTCAAGACGCTGCGCGTCGATCAGGGTTACCCCTCGACCGAGCAATTTCAGATCGTGCACGACGCTGAGGGGATCGCTGGAATAATAGCCCGCGTGGGATTTGACAGCCGCGTGCGCATCGCCAGGGTTTCCGGCTATGCGGTCAGTGAACAACGCCTGCATACGCTGCAGCTATCGCCACGCATACACCTGTACGACGCCTGGTTCTGCGGCCTGTTACGACATTCCTGCAGCCCGAACGTGTTCCTCGACGCCACTTACCTGGAACTCTGGAGCGTACAGCCCATCCCCGCCGGCACCGCATTGACTGTGGACTACGCCACCACTGAAGACGCGCTGTCCCGGCAGTTCGCCTGCCATTGCGGCGAGCTGAACTGCCGGGGCTGGATCACCGGCAGCAAGGAGCCGTTGAACGCCGAGGGCCAGGCCTTCATGGCCTGGTGGCGCGAGCATAAACGGATTTAG